One region of Vicia villosa cultivar HV-30 ecotype Madison, WI unplaced genomic scaffold, Vvil1.0 ctg.000251F_1_1, whole genome shotgun sequence genomic DNA includes:
- the LOC131625943 gene encoding uncharacterized protein LOC131625943 — protein MAIETLLQNNNRSLKDFKPMLYPKDFVVSFVGNRLLYKERQYDVLAQQQIYLNLYSSLTDEQRTIFEEIMDVVEKQQAGVLFLYAYGGTGKTFMWNTLSATLRSKKKIVLPVASSEIASLLLLGGRTTHSRFKILVPTLETSICNINKKDDLAELLKMTNLIIWDEAPMANRFCFESLDKSLKDIMSGSPHASDKIFGGKVVVIGGDFRQILPVIPRGTRSDIIHATINSSYIWDHCRVLKLTKNMCLQTGATDSTTNDIRTFSEWILKIGDGTMCEPNDGYVDICIPDEFLISNFSDPIKAIVEDTHPDIIHNYLDYNYLQSRAILASTIEVVDDINQYITNLLPGEEREYFSSDSIDKSDATKFDAYEHVTPEFLNALKTSGLPNHSIRLKVGATIMLMRNLDQSEGLCNGTRLTVTRLAGHVIEAKIIYGKKFGNIIYIRRMYLSPSQSPWPFKLVKRQFPIMVSFAMTINKSQGQSLDIVGLYLPKEVSSHGQLYVAISRVKSKKGLKILIHDKDKEPMTTTTNVVFKEVFQNI, from the exons ATGGCTATTGAAACACTAttacaaaataataatagaaGTTTGAAGGACTTCAAGCCAATGCTGTATCCAAAAGATTTTGTTGTTTCCTTTGTTGGAAATAGGCTTCTTTACAAAGAGCGTCAATACGATGTTCTTGCTCAAcaacaaatttatttaaatttgtacTCTTCTCTTACAG ACGAGCAAAGAACCATTTTTGAAGAAATCATGGATGTTGTAGAAAAGCAACAAGCCggagtattatttttatatgccTATGGTGGGACTGGTAAGACCTTTATGTGGAACACTTTATCAGCAACACTTAGATCTAAGAAAAAAATTGTCTTGCCTGTTGCCTCAAGTGAGATTGCAAGTTTGTTGTTACTAGGTGGAAGAACAACTCATTCTAGATTTAAGATTCTTGTCCCTACTTTAGAAACTTCTATTTGCAACATTAACAAAAAAGATGATCTTGCCGAGCTTCTAAAGATGACAAATCTAATCATATGGGATGAGGCTCCTATGGCTAACAGGTTTTGCTTTGAGTCTCTCGACAAATCCTTAAAAGATATTATGAGTGGAAGTCCACATGCATCTGATAAAATATTTGGAGGTAAGGTTGTTGTGATTGGTGGTGACTTCAGACAAATTCTCCCTGTTATACCAAGAGGTACTAGATCTGATATTATCCATGCAACAATCAATTCTTCCTATATTTGGGATCACTGTAGAGTCTTGAAGCTTACAAAAAACATGTGCTTACAAACTGGTGCAACTGATTCTACTACTAATGACATAAGGACCTTTTCAGAGTGGATTTTAAAAATTGGAGATGGGACCATGTGTGAGCCAAATGATGGTTATGTTGATATTTGTATTCCAGATgagtttttaatttcaaatttttctGATCCGATTAAGGCAATTGTCGAGGATACACACCCTGATATCAttcataactatcttgattaCAACTATCTTCAAAGTCGTGCAATCTTAGCTTCAACAATTGAAGTAGTGGATGATATCAACCAATATATCACAAACCTTCTTCCAG GAGAAGAGAGAGAATACTTTAGTAGTGATTCTATAGATAAATCTGATGCTACTAAGTTTGATGCATATGAGCATGTCACACCGGAGTTCCTAAATGCTCTTAAAACTTCTGGATTGCCTAATCATTCAATCAGGTTGAAAGTTGGGGCCACAATAATGTTGATGCGCAATCTAGATCAGTCTGAAGGCTTGTGCAATGGTACACGGCTCACTGTAACCAGGCTTGCAGGTCATGTCATTGAAGCTAAGatcatttatggaaaaaaatttggTAACATCATTTATATTCGAAGAATGTATTTGTCCCCCTCACAATCACCATGGCCATTCAAATTGGTGAAACGCCAATTcccaattatggtttcatttgccATGACAATTAACAAGTCTCAAGGACAATCTCTGGATATTGTTGGTTTGTATTTGCCAAAAGAAGTTTCTAGTCATGGTCAATTATATGTGGCTATCTCTAGAGTTAAATCCAAAAAGGGATTGAAAATTCTTATTCATGACAAAGATAAAGAACCAATGACAACCACCACTAATGTTGTGTTCAAAGAAGTGTTCCAAAACATATGA